The following is a genomic window from Chryseobacterium ginsenosidimutans.
GGCATTGTATTTTAAATTCTATCGGGAATATTCTGCATAAAAGCTATTTTGATTCTTTCATTAGAATTCATAGGAGTTATGCAGTTCCCAAACATCTAATCCGAAGTAAAAACACGCATGAAGTAGAGCTTGTACATCAGATAAAATTACCTATCGGGCGAACTTACAAGAGTAATTTAGACTTTTTTGGTGCTTAATGTAATCGTGCTTCCATGATTTTGTTCTGTTTTTACATCAATTTCCATATTAATTACTCTGGAAAGATCTCTGATAAGATGTAGCCCCAGTCCTTTTTTTGTTCCGATCGTTACGCTGTCGTCAAATAGAGCTTTAAATTTTTCTACTGAAGCACCTTCGCCGTTGTCTGTAATACTGATATAGTTTTTGTTTTCGTCCGAAAAAGCTTTCCAGAGAATTGTTTTATCACCTTCTTTTTGCTCTAACACTTTTACGGCATTTCCGGTTAAATTTCTTGTGATGGTTTTAAGGTATTCCTGATCTGTTAAAATGCTCATGTTTTCAGGGAAATCAAACTTAAAATCAATATTTTCTACCCAGGAAAAATTTTCTTCAATATCTTTAAAAATATCTTTGATAAAAACAGTTTTTATTTCTGAAGAAAAATGATCCATCTGACCTTTGCTCCATAGAAGAAGGTCTTCCATCTGCTGCAGCAGTTTTTCGGAAGCATTGATTACTTTATCCTCAAGGCGCTTTTTTGTTTCATCATCCATCATTTCTGGGGCTTCTTTCTGAAGATGAAGGAAATGAATTAATCCTGCGACGGGACTGCGAAGATCATGATTGAGGATTCCAAAGAATTTCATATTGATTTTGTTGGCTTTGTCAAGTTCTATATTCAGTTTTTGAAGTCTGTTGCTATTCTTTTTTGATTGTTTATATAGGAAAAACATTAAAATTCCGATTGTCAGCAATGAAAAAAGGGCTAAAATATAATATAATCTTTCTCTTTCTTTGTTTTTGATAATCAGTTTATTAAAAATGATTTCTTTATTCTTTTGTTCGACAATTTTCTGGCTCTCTAGTTTTGCCATTTCATTTTTCCTGCTTTGAGAATAGATCGAATCTCTTGTATTGTAATATTCCTGAATATTTTGGGCGTAACCATCAAGATTGCCTTGCAGTCTGCTTAATTCTGACATTCCAAGATAATTAAACATCACCCATTGCTTGTTATTATTGTTTTCGGCAATATTTTTACTGATCTCAAATTCTTTTTGGGCCTCTTTTAAAAGCTGACTTTTATTCCATTTCAGCTGATTTTGATATTTTTCGTATTGTTTATAAAAATCCAGGTACGTATAAGCGATATTATAATGATTGGCAACCGACATATAATGATTGGGTGAAGTTTTGTCCCAAATTTCCTGTGCTTTCAGTTGCATTTGATAGCTTTCCATCAATTTAGTAACATCCAATAGCGACCAATTGGTGAAAAGCCATGCCTGACCGTATTCATTCTGTGTATTTTTAAAATATTCGTATGCTTTTGTAAAATGTACCTGAGCTTCTTTCGTATTTCCCAGACTTCTGTTGATTTCCGCCAAAACACCATGACAAAATCCTAATGCTTCCTGCGAATTGGATTCCTGAGCCGCTTTCAGTGCTTTATTGATGTTTTCGAAAGATTTTTCTTTATTCGATTCGTCAAGATAAAGAAAAGCCAGACTTCTGTACGCTGAATTGACAATCCATAAGTTTTTACTTTTTGTACCTAAATCAATTGATTTTAAATAGTTTCTGACAGCTTCGGCATGTTCTCCTTTTTGATGAGAAAGCCTTCCGAACATATAATAATTGTCGGACAAAGTATATTCGTCTTTGTTTTTTGTATTAATATTGAAAGATTCCTGATTATACTTAAAAGCCTCCTTGATATTATTTTTTTCGGTATAGTAACTTACTAAGCCCAAAAAAGTTTTTCCTTTTCTGGAATTCCACTTATTTTTTTTGATTAATTCAAGATTCTTTTGAGTATAAAAAAAACAACTGTCGGGATTATAAATTCTATAAATATTGATTAAACTTTGTTGCAACTCAAAACGCTTTTCTTCTGAAGAAGCTTTTTTAAGCTCTTTTTTGAAAGACTCAAGTTTCGAAAACTCCTGCGAACATAATGGTAATGGCAAGAATAGAATAAAGAAAATAAATCTTGCAATCATAATGTATAGTTTCTACTAAGTTAATATTTTATTAAATGTCATTCGTCGATTTTTTTTGTCGTTTATCTATTTCCGGATTATCTCCCTCTTATATGTGGTAATTTAGTGGTTCAGAATTTCTATTTAGATTTTGACATAACCAAATAATAACCACAAAACCATTTTATATGAAAAGAACATCTATTCAATGCTTCTTTATCATTTGGCTCCTCATTCCCGTCGGACTGCTGAAAGCACAATCGGCGGTCATGACGACAGGAGCAAATGCAACGGGAAGCAACGGCTCGGTTTCTTACAGTGTAGGGCAGACCGCTTATCTTGTGAAAGGCAGCAACCGGGAAATTTCTGAAGGCGTACAACAGGTCTACGAAATCACTACACTCGCTACCAGTGAAACCTCAGCGTCAGCTGAAGAAAGCATTTTATTGTATCCTAATCCTTTTAAAGATTATATATATCTGGATTTTACAACGAACAGCTTCAAAGGCTCCGAATATCAGCTTTTTGATGTAGCCGGCAAGCTTATTAAAAAGGATAAAATTACCGAATCTAAATCTGAACTGAATTTTTCTTCTCTCCCGTCCGCAATGTATATCATCAGGATCAATCAGGAAGGTAAAAACATAAAAACATTCAAAATCATTAAAAAATAACCACCATGAAAAAAATATTACTAGCAGCGGGAATTTTGCTCGGCACACAATTAGCCTTTGCGCAGGTTCCCGAAAAAATGAGTTATCAGGCAATTGTCCGAAATACGGGAGGACAGGTTTTAGCCAATCAAAATATCGGAGTAAGAGTAAGTGTTCTGCAGGGTTCGCCGGCAGGGACAGTCGTTTACTCTGAAAGACTTACCGGTAACACCAATGTCAACGGACTTATCACTATGGAAGTAGGGACAGGAACAGTACTTTCGGGAACCTTTAATACAATTAACTGGCCCACGGGAAGTTATTATTTAAAAACAGAAACCGATCCCACAGGAGGAACAAACTATACCATCACAGGTACAAGTCAGTTATTAAGTGTTCCTTATGCAATGTTTGCCAAATCAGCAGGAGGAGTAAGTGGAGGAGGAGCTTTTTCAATACCATATGTAAATACTTTTACTAATGCAGGAAGTTTATTTTCTATCACGAATAACGGTGACGGAACATCTTTAGAGGGTATAAACAGTACCACATCATCCAGTATTGCCCCAGTAAGAGGTGTTGTAAATAATATTGCTCCAGGAGGATTTTCTTCTGCTGTCCGAGGGATAAATAACGGAACAGGAGGCTTGGGAATAGGAACATGGGGAAGCCAGGACGGAAGCGGATGGGGAGTTTACGGAGTTACACCTACAGGTTTAGGAGTTTACGGAAATTCATCAGGAAGTGGATACGGAGTTTATGCAAACAGTAATTCCGGAACAGGTCTTAATGCGACAAGTACGACTGGTATTGCTGCCAACATAGCAATTCTTAATAATGCCAATAACAATAATGTCATTAATGCGAATACGCTTGGAAACGGAACCGTAATTAATGTGTTATCTTCCGGAAGTGGTGCCGGTGTAATAAGTTCAACAGGAACAGGTTTCGCAATCCACGGTATTACAAGTGCACAATCTTCTGCCGGTGTTATAGCAGATAATAACGGAGCCGGTGAAGCTATTGTAGGTAGAAATACTAGTGACATTGCAGGAGCCGTTGTTGGTAGAAATGATGGCGGTGGATATGGTGTGAGGGGTTTTGTTGCAACAAATACGACAGGAACATCTATCGGTGTTTTAGGGCAAGTAGGTCAAAATAGCGGTAA
Proteins encoded in this region:
- a CDS encoding T9SS type A sorting domain-containing protein, which codes for MKRTSIQCFFIIWLLIPVGLLKAQSAVMTTGANATGSNGSVSYSVGQTAYLVKGSNREISEGVQQVYEITTLATSETSASAEESILLYPNPFKDYIYLDFTTNSFKGSEYQLFDVAGKLIKKDKITESKSELNFSSLPSAMYIIRINQEGKNIKTFKIIKK
- a CDS encoding tetratricopeptide repeat-containing sensor histidine kinase, with translation MIARFIFFILFLPLPLCSQEFSKLESFKKELKKASSEEKRFELQQSLINIYRIYNPDSCFFYTQKNLELIKKNKWNSRKGKTFLGLVSYYTEKNNIKEAFKYNQESFNINTKNKDEYTLSDNYYMFGRLSHQKGEHAEAVRNYLKSIDLGTKSKNLWIVNSAYRSLAFLYLDESNKEKSFENINKALKAAQESNSQEALGFCHGVLAEINRSLGNTKEAQVHFTKAYEYFKNTQNEYGQAWLFTNWSLLDVTKLMESYQMQLKAQEIWDKTSPNHYMSVANHYNIAYTYLDFYKQYEKYQNQLKWNKSQLLKEAQKEFEISKNIAENNNNKQWVMFNYLGMSELSRLQGNLDGYAQNIQEYYNTRDSIYSQSRKNEMAKLESQKIVEQKNKEIIFNKLIIKNKERERLYYILALFSLLTIGILMFFLYKQSKKNSNRLQKLNIELDKANKINMKFFGILNHDLRSPVAGLIHFLHLQKEAPEMMDDETKKRLEDKVINASEKLLQQMEDLLLWSKGQMDHFSSEIKTVFIKDIFKDIEENFSWVENIDFKFDFPENMSILTDQEYLKTITRNLTGNAVKVLEQKEGDKTILWKAFSDENKNYISITDNGEGASVEKFKALFDDSVTIGTKKGLGLHLIRDLSRVINMEIDVKTEQNHGSTITLSTKKV